One segment of Synchiropus splendidus isolate RoL2022-P1 chromosome 4, RoL_Sspl_1.0, whole genome shotgun sequence DNA contains the following:
- the tril gene encoding TLR4 interactor with leucine rich repeats — protein MDTSNLLAGLFLLLVSLHRFISGFCPERCDCQNPRHVLCSNRGLQRVPKTSAASEAVQVLSLSGNFISNISELDLAGYSDLVRLNLQYNQIDSIHPRAFQNLSKLEELYVGHNLLASLHPGTLKALRKLTTLYSNSNHIRRIVPEDFSGLDHLVKLRLDGNTIELLQDSVFEGLGGLLYLHLESNQLHHIHRNAFSKLHHLRYLNLDHNKQQTLRGALTFSHLTSLTTLLLSDNQIHHVGKHVFKNLGRLTKLTLSNNRLSGLTAEALRGLSSLREFHLDGNQLEEIPSGLLDPLKSLEVLDLSRNHISNVDPLAFKHLAHLKVLKLKSNKLTSLSGEIFALNHWLYAVDLHSNNWTCDCRMERLKRWMADAHAQGKMLTVFVQCHQPVDLRGKYLDHVNSSQLLRTSWADSCLRDQALVGGFEQELQGDQSRVELQRAKPMTDSLRPKSRTAKETSGKRVKARSDVTSRSDWLVFSTAQSLKRSPTTSLPVRSGEKFDLLRSEREQNLPVITDPCVFNRLFITNVTVDQVTSSSVNVCWTTRDHHRYTPGTTENEVHYRILFDRFGAAERFPRYVYASGSARSVTLQELSSDVTYMVCVEGVVGGSVCHVAPRDHCSGLVTLPEGRRSLTSDLQLVTIITVACNVLLLAVIGGVWLVRSLRKRMQRRKSAVHVRHMYSTRRPFRPNIATAAVSSDFTSYQSSRPSRLGPLEEDLIEFPCDRFQDNTCARRDSDLQRFSD, from the coding sequence ATGGATACCAGCAACCTCCTGGCGGGACTCTTCCTTCTCCTGGTGTCGCTTCATCGCTTCATCTCAGGATTTTGTCCGGAGCGCTGCGACTGTCAGAACCCACGGCATGTCTTGTGCAGCAACCGAGGGCTGCAGAGGGTTCCGAAGACCTCCGCCGCGTCCGAGGCGGTTCAGGTCCTGAGCCTCAGTGGGAACTTCATCAGCAATATATCTGAACTGGACCTCGCTGGATACAGCGACCTAGTCAGGTTGAATTTACAGTACAACCAAATTGACTCGATTCATCCCAGAGCATTCCAGAATCTATCCAAGCTGGAGGAGCTGTATGTGGGTCATAATCTGCTGGCAAGTCTTCATCCTGGGACTTTGAAGGCGTTGAGGAAATTAACCACTCTTTATAGCAACAGTAACCACATAAGGAGGATCGTGCCGGAGGACTTCAGCGGCCTGGATCATCTGGTCAAGCTTCGCCTGGATGGCAACACTATTGAGCTTCTTCAGGACTCTGTGTTTGAAGGTTTGGGAGGTCTTCTTTATCTCCATCTGGAATCcaaccagctgcatcacatcCATAGAAATGCCTTCTCAAAGCTCCACCACCTGCGATATCTGAATCTAGACCACAACAAGCAGCAAACGCTACGAGGTGCCCTCACCTTCTCACACCTCACGTCTTTGACTACTTTACTGCTGTCCGACAACCAAATCCATCATGTCGGGAAACACGTCTTCAAGAATCTGGGTCGACTGACCAAACTCACCCTCAGCAACAACAGACTCTCGGGTCTGACTGCAGAGGCTCTGAGGGGTCTCTCCAGCTTGCGGGAGTTCCACCTAGATGGGAACCAGCTGGAGGAGATTCCCTCCGGGCTTTTGGACCCCCTGAAGAGCTTAGAGGTACTAGACCTGAGTCGCAACCACATTTCTAACGTTGACCCATTGGCGTTTAAACATCTTGCACATCTGAAGGTGTTGAAGCTGAAAAGCAACAAGCTCACGAGCTTGTCAGGTGAGATCTTTGCTCTGAACCACTGGCTCTACGCTGTTGATCTGCATAGTAACAACTGGACATGTGACTGTCGGATGGAGCGGCTGAAGAGATGGATGGCGGACGCTCACGCTCAGGGGAAGATGCTGACGGTGTTTGTCCAGTGTCATCAGCCCGTCGATCTTCGAGGGAAATACCTGGACCACGTGAATAGCTCTCAGCTTCTCAGGACGTCCTGGGCTGATTCGTGCCTCCGTGATCAAGCTTTGGTTGGGGGGTTTGAGCAGGAACTCCAAGGGGACCAGAGCAGGGTAGAGCTTCAGAGAGCTAAGCCAATGACGGATTCATTAAGACCAAAGTCACGAACTGCCAAAGAGACATCTGGGAAAAGAGTTAAGGCGAGGTCAGATGTCACTTCAAGAAGTGATTGGCTGGTATTTTCCACTGCTCAGAGCCTGAAGAGATCCCCCACAACCTCACTCCCCGTCCGCTCCGGAGAGAAGTTTGACCTGCTGAGGTCAGAACGGGAGCAGAACCTGCCAGTGATCACAGATCCATGCGTGTTCAACCGCCTGTTCATCACTAACGTCACCGTGGACCAGGTGACGTCCAGCAGTGTCAACGTGTGTTGGACCACCAGGGATCACCACCGCTACACCCCTGGAACAACCGAGAATGAAGTGCACTACCGGATTCTCTTCGACCGGTTTGGGGCGGCGGAGCGCTTCCCTCGGTATGTCTACGCCAGCGGCTCAGCTCGGTCCGTCACGCTACAGGAGCTCAGCTCCGATGTGACCTACATGGTGTGTGTCGAGGGAGTCGTGGGAGGATCCGTGTGTCACGTGGCACCGCGGGACCACTGCTCTGGACTTGTGACCCTACCTGAAGGCAGgcgctccctgacctctgacctccagctgGTGACCATCATCACGGTGGCCTGTAACGTCCTGCTCCTGGCGGTCATCGGTGGGGTCTGGCTGGTGCGCAGTTTGAGGAAgaggatgcagaggaggaagtcgGCGGTCCACGTCCGCCACATGTACTCCACCAGGAGACCCTTTCGCCCTAACATAGCCACAGCGGCCGTGTCCTCCGACTTCACTAGTTACCAGAGCAGTCGTCCATCCCGACTTGGTCCGCTGGAGGAAGACCTCATCGAGTTCCCATGTGATCGCTTTCAGGATAACACCTGTGCTCGCAGGGACAGTGACCTGCAGCGGTTCTCGGACTAG